Proteins encoded by one window of Primulina huaijiensis isolate GDHJ02 chromosome 1, ASM1229523v2, whole genome shotgun sequence:
- the LOC140976503 gene encoding chromatin remodeling protein EBS-like isoform X1 has protein sequence MALWLSQYTTTRSCVIPNSHFIPLIQIDSIKASVTAIYSSSVVDKSTTGWRVAFQHIAVSNIVKMKQVVDFRVSKFPEKSESTNPTTAGDCVLMRPSDSDKPPYVARVEKIEADHRNNVKVHVQWYYRPEESIGGRRQFHGAKELFLSDHFDVQSAHTIEGRCTVHNFKNYTKLENVGAEDYFCRFEYKAATGGFTPDRVAVYCTCEMPYNPDDLMVQCEGCKDWFHPSCMRMTIEDAKKLDHFLCSDCSSDDDAKRSLNSFPVSPPAEAKVELKRRKR, from the exons ATGGCACTTTGGTTGTCACAATACACTACAACCCGATCTTGTGTTATCCCAAATTCACATTTTATCCCTTTAATCCAAATCGATTCCATAAAGGCCTCTGTCACGGCCATATATTCATCTTCTGTAGTAGATAAATCAACCACTGGTTGGAGGGTGGCCTTCCAGCATATTGCGGTATCAAACATAGTGAAGATGAAACAAGTTGTTGACTTCCGTGTGTCCAAGTTTCCTGAAAAGTCCGAGTCTACAAATCCTACAACTG CGGGTGATTGTGTGTTGATGAGACCATCAGATTCAGACAAGCCCCCTTATGTGGCCAGAGTGGAAAAAATCGAGGCTGATCACAGGAACAATGTAAAGGTGCATGTACAATGGTACTACCGGCCTGAAGAATCAATTGGAGGTCGCAGACAGTTCCATGGTGCCAAGGAGCTCTTCTTGTCGGATCACTTCGATGTACAGAGTGCTCATACTATCGAAGGCAGGTGTACTGTGCACAACTTTAAAAACTACACCAAGCTTGAAAATGTGGGAGCAGAGGATTACTTCTGTAGGTTTGAGTACAAGGCTGCAACTGGAGGGTTCACTCCAGACCGTGTAGCTGT gtattGCACGTGTGAGATGCCTTACAACCCAGATGATCTCATGGTACAATGTGAAGGATGCAAGGACTG GTTTCATCCTTCTTGTATGCGTATGACCATTGAAGATGCAAAGAAATTGGATCATTTCTTGTGCTCTGACTGTTCATCTGATGACGACGCCAAAAGGTCTTTGAACTCATTTCCTGTATCACCTCCTGCTGAAGCGAAG GTGGAGCTGAAGCGAAGGAAGAGATGA
- the LOC140976503 gene encoding chromatin remodeling protein EBS-like isoform X2, with the protein MAKTKPGKKDLDSYSIKGTNKVVRPGDCVLMRPSDSDKPPYVARVEKIEADHRNNVKVHVQWYYRPEESIGGRRQFHGAKELFLSDHFDVQSAHTIEGRCTVHNFKNYTKLENVGAEDYFCRFEYKAATGGFTPDRVAVYCTCEMPYNPDDLMVQCEGCKDWFHPSCMRMTIEDAKKLDHFLCSDCSSDDDAKRSLNSFPVSPPAEAKVELKRRKR; encoded by the exons ATGGCGAAGACGAAACCGGGAAAAAAGGACCTTGACTCTTACTCTATCAAGGGCACCAACAAAGTCGTTCGAC CGGGTGATTGTGTGTTGATGAGACCATCAGATTCAGACAAGCCCCCTTATGTGGCCAGAGTGGAAAAAATCGAGGCTGATCACAGGAACAATGTAAAGGTGCATGTACAATGGTACTACCGGCCTGAAGAATCAATTGGAGGTCGCAGACAGTTCCATGGTGCCAAGGAGCTCTTCTTGTCGGATCACTTCGATGTACAGAGTGCTCATACTATCGAAGGCAGGTGTACTGTGCACAACTTTAAAAACTACACCAAGCTTGAAAATGTGGGAGCAGAGGATTACTTCTGTAGGTTTGAGTACAAGGCTGCAACTGGAGGGTTCACTCCAGACCGTGTAGCTGT gtattGCACGTGTGAGATGCCTTACAACCCAGATGATCTCATGGTACAATGTGAAGGATGCAAGGACTG GTTTCATCCTTCTTGTATGCGTATGACCATTGAAGATGCAAAGAAATTGGATCATTTCTTGTGCTCTGACTGTTCATCTGATGACGACGCCAAAAGGTCTTTGAACTCATTTCCTGTATCACCTCCTGCTGAAGCGAAG GTGGAGCTGAAGCGAAGGAAGAGATGA
- the LOC140976493 gene encoding protein CELLULOSE SYNTHASE INTERACTIVE 3-like has product MHPATVPPPLLPSAPPSPSETLGEVTQLIGLLLPAAHSVTCFASKWQILRSRLATLKSLLSEVSDSTHWSENPLLLTIIPALLSTIRRVQTLCEQCCDASFSRGKLLMQSDLDMAAGWLSKQINDLDLLLRSGVLHQSTAIVLSRPNAGSSKEELTFFIKDLFTRIQIGGLEFKRKALDSLIQLLSEEEKSAGLVAKEGNVGCLISLLDLNANDSVQEPAVVAVSLLISAGDLPRKCLFEEGALGPLLKIIEFSSMSMKEKASMAVESITADPDNAWAISAYGGVPILIELCKSGSLVAQSHAVGAIRNVSIVEDIRNLLVEERALPVLMQLLISGNPSAQAKAASCVSILASSGEYFCNLLLQEKGLQKLLHLFHECTNAETLEHVLRAIYSLSATDTSYRILSGSTIFIVQIVELIKHGNVKLQHICASLLANLSISDGDKRAIGGCMSYLVKLMESVKPDGMQEVGAKALISLLSVKSNKKEFVGDEKSLMRLVQMLDPEDVVVSKKFPVAVVSAIMAGGSQSCRKRLVAAGAFAHLQILAEMDVVGAKKALQRVSGNRLTSIFTRTWRG; this is encoded by the coding sequence ATGCATCCCGCCACCGTCCCGCCACCGCTATTGCCGTCCGCGCCACCGTCTCCTTCCGAAACCCTCGGAGAGGTAACGCAACTCATCGGTCTTCTCCTCCCCGCCGCTCATTCCGTCACTTGCTTTGCCTCTAAGTGGCAGATTCTTCGGTCGAGACTCGCTACCCTGAAATCTCTTCTCTCGGAAGTCTCCGACTCCACTCACTGGTCGGAGAATCCTTTACTTCTTACGATTATTCCGGCCTTGCTTTCCACAATCCGCCGCGTGCAGACACTCTGCGAACAGTGCTGTGACGCTTCTTTCAGCCGCGGGAAGCTTTTGATGCAATCCGATCTTGACATGGCCGCTGGATGGCTTTCCAAGCAAATCAACGACCTCGACCTCCTGCTCCGATCTGGGGTTCTCCACCAGTCTACCGCCATTGTTCTCTCTCGGCCCAATGCTGGTTCCTCGAAGGAAGAACTCACCTTTTTTATTAAAGACCTCTTTACTAGAATTCAGATCGGTGGGCTGGAGTTCAAGCGGAAGGCCTTGGATTCATTGATTCAGCTCCTTTCTGAGGAAGAAAAGTCCGCAGGGTTAGTTGCCAAGGAAGGGAATGTCGGCTGTTTGATCTCCTTGCTCGATCTGAATGCGAATGATTCCGTGCAGGAACCAGCTGTTGTGGCAGTGTCATTGCTCATATCTGCTGGAGATTTGCCTAGGAAATGCTTGTTTGAGGAGGGGGCATTGGGCCCTTTGTTGAAAATAATTGAATTCAGCTCTATGTCCATGAAGGAAAAGGCTTCCATGGCTGTGGAATCCATTACTGCTGATCCTGACAATGCTTGGGCAATTTCTGCTTATGGGGGCGTCCCAATACTAATAGAATTGTGTAAATCTGGTTCCCTTGTAGCTCAATCGCACGCTGTTGGTGCGATAAGGAATGTTTCGATTGTGGAAGATATTCGGAATTTGTTGGTCGAAGAAAGGGCACTTCCTGTTTTGATGCAATTGCTTATTTCTGGGAATCCATCAGCACAAGCAAAAGCCGCCAGTTGCGTATCCATTCTTGCTTCTTCAGGTGAATATTTTTGcaatttattgttacaagaaaaGGGTTTGCAAAAGTTGCTACATTTGTTTCACGAGTGTACAAATGCTGAAACTTTAGAACATGTGTTGCGAGCAATTTATTCATTATCTGCTACGGATACGAGTTATCGCATTTTATCTGGTTCGACCATATTTATTGTACAAATCGTGGAGCTTATAAAGCATGGGAATGTAAAGTTACAGCATATTTGTGCCTCCTTGCTTGCTAATTTATCAATTAGTGATGGTGATAAAAGGGCGATAGGTGGGTGTATGAGCTATTTGGTGAAGTTAATGGAGTCCGTGAAGCCCGATGGAATGCAGGAGGTTGGGGCAAAAGCGTTAATATCACTGTTGTCAGTGAAATCAAATAAGAAAGAGTTCGTGGGGGACGAGAAAAGTTTGATGAGGTTGGTGCAAATGTTGGATCCCGAAGATGTGGTTGTTTCCAAGAAGTTTCCTGTAGCGGTGGTGTCAGCAATCATGGCCGGTGGTAGCCAAAGTTGTCGAAAGAGGCTTGTGGCGGCCGGTGCCTTTGCCCATTTGCAGATATTGGCAGAAATGGATGTGGTCGGAGCTAAGAAGGCTTTGCAAAGAGTCTCCGGAAATAGGCTGACAAGTATATTTACAAGGACATGGAGGGGCTAG
- the LOC140976483 gene encoding nucleobase-ascorbate transporter 1 isoform X1 yields the protein MGDITHPPMEQLQDLDYCIDSNPPWPETILLAFQNYVLVLGTSVMIPTLLVPWMGGSDGDKARVIQTLLFVAGINTLLQTLFGTRLPAIVGGSFAYVIPIAYIINDSSLQKINEPHVRFIQTMRAIQGALIVAASIQIILGYSQVWGLFSRFFSPLGMAPVVGLVGLGLFQRGFPAMGNCVEIGLPALLLVIGLSQYLKQVKPLRDFPIFERFPVLVCVTVIWVYSLILTASGAYRNRPIVTQHSCRTDRSNLISTAPWFKFPYPLQWGPPTFAAGHAFAMMSAVLVSMVESTGAYKAASRLAIATPPPAYVLSRGIGWQGIGVLLSGLFGTCSGSTVSVENVGLLGLTRVGSRRVVQISSAFMIFFAIFGKFGAVFASIPFPIFAAFYCVLFGLVGSVGLSFLQFTNMNSMRNLFITGLSLFLGISVPQFFDHYWHPPHGLVHTNAGWFNAFLNAIFTSPATVGLLVAVFLDNTIEVEKSKKDRGMPWWVKFRTFRGDNRNEEFYTLPFNLNRFFPPT from the exons ATGGGTGACATTACACACCCTCCCATGGAACAGCTTCAAGACCTTGATTACTGCATTGATTCTAATCCTCCATGGC CTGAAACCATCTTGTTAGCATTTCAGAATTATGTATTAGTACTTGGCACAAGTGTGATGATCCCAACATTGCTTGTCCCATGGATGGGTGGATCTGAT GGCGACAAAGCACGTGTCATACAAACATTGCTTTTTGTAGCTGGCATAAACACACTTCTTCAAACGCTCTTTGGAACAAGGTTACCTGCCATTGTTGGAGGGTCATTCGCATATGTCATTCCTATAGCATATATTATTAACGATTCATCATTGCAAAAGATTAATGAGCCTCATGTT AGATTTATTCAAACAATGAGAGCTATCCAAGGAGCTCTGATAGTTGCTGCGAGCATACAAATAATTCTTGGCTACAGCCAAGTATGGGGACTCTTTTCACG ATTTTTCAGTCCTCTTGGAATGGCACCTGTCGTTGGATTGGTTGGTTTGGGATTATTTCAACGGGGCTTTCCTGCG ATGGGGAATTGTGTAGAAATTGGCCTACCAGCCCTTTTATTGGTTATTGGATTGTCACAA TATCTCAAACAAGTTAAACCATTAAGGGACTTCCCCATCTTTGAACGATTTCCAGTATTGGTTTGTGTCACTGTTATTTGGGTATACTCCCTCATATTAACTGCAAGTGGAGCCTACCGTAACAGACCAATCGTTACTCAGCACAGTTGCCGAACAGACAGATCCAACCttatatccacagctccatg GTTCAAGTTCCCTTATCCTCTTCAGTGGGGGCCACCGACTTTTGCGGCTGGTCATGCCTTCGCCATGATGTCTGCTGTTCTTGTCTCAATGGTTGAG TCCACTGGGGCTTATAAGGCGGCATCTCGTCTGGCAATTGCCACCCCACCTCCTGCCTATGTGCTCAGCCGTGGCATTGGTTGGCAG GGAATAGGCGTTTTGCTCAGTGGTCTTTTTGGAACATGCAGTGGTTCTACTGTATCTGT TGAAAATGTGGGACTTCTGGGACTAACTCGAGTTGGAAGCCGTAGAGTTGTGCAGATTTCATCTGCCTTCATGATATTCTTTGCCATCTTTG GGAAATTTGGTGCTGTTTTTGCATCTATACCATTCCCAATATTTGCTGCATTCTACTGTGTTTTATTTGGTCTCGTGG GTTCTGTCGGCTTATCATTTCTTCAATTCACTAACATGAATTCTATGAGGAACCTCTTCATCACCGGTCTCTCACTGTTCCTCGGGATCTCTGTTCCTCAATTCTTTGATCACTATTGGCATCCTCCACATGGACTAGTTCACACAAATGCTGGATGG TTTAACGCGTTTTTGAATGCCATATTCACATCTCCTGCAACTGTGGGATTACTTGTCGCTGTATTTCTCGACAACACAATAGAAGTAGAGAAGTCGAAAAAAGATCGAGGGATGCCTTGGTGGGTAAAGTTCAGGACGTTTAGGGGCGACAACCGGAACGAAGAattctatacattgccatttaaTCTCAACAGATTCTTTCCACCAACATAA
- the LOC140976483 gene encoding nucleobase-ascorbate transporter 1 isoform X2 — protein MINAEAETILLAFQNYVLVLGTSVMIPTLLVPWMGGSDGDKARVIQTLLFVAGINTLLQTLFGTRLPAIVGGSFAYVIPIAYIINDSSLQKINEPHVRFIQTMRAIQGALIVAASIQIILGYSQVWGLFSRFFSPLGMAPVVGLVGLGLFQRGFPAMGNCVEIGLPALLLVIGLSQYLKQVKPLRDFPIFERFPVLVCVTVIWVYSLILTASGAYRNRPIVTQHSCRTDRSNLISTAPWFKFPYPLQWGPPTFAAGHAFAMMSAVLVSMVESTGAYKAASRLAIATPPPAYVLSRGIGWQGIGVLLSGLFGTCSGSTVSVENVGLLGLTRVGSRRVVQISSAFMIFFAIFGKFGAVFASIPFPIFAAFYCVLFGLVGSVGLSFLQFTNMNSMRNLFITGLSLFLGISVPQFFDHYWHPPHGLVHTNAGWFNAFLNAIFTSPATVGLLVAVFLDNTIEVEKSKKDRGMPWWVKFRTFRGDNRNEEFYTLPFNLNRFFPPT, from the exons ATGATAAATGCTGAAG CTGAAACCATCTTGTTAGCATTTCAGAATTATGTATTAGTACTTGGCACAAGTGTGATGATCCCAACATTGCTTGTCCCATGGATGGGTGGATCTGAT GGCGACAAAGCACGTGTCATACAAACATTGCTTTTTGTAGCTGGCATAAACACACTTCTTCAAACGCTCTTTGGAACAAGGTTACCTGCCATTGTTGGAGGGTCATTCGCATATGTCATTCCTATAGCATATATTATTAACGATTCATCATTGCAAAAGATTAATGAGCCTCATGTT AGATTTATTCAAACAATGAGAGCTATCCAAGGAGCTCTGATAGTTGCTGCGAGCATACAAATAATTCTTGGCTACAGCCAAGTATGGGGACTCTTTTCACG ATTTTTCAGTCCTCTTGGAATGGCACCTGTCGTTGGATTGGTTGGTTTGGGATTATTTCAACGGGGCTTTCCTGCG ATGGGGAATTGTGTAGAAATTGGCCTACCAGCCCTTTTATTGGTTATTGGATTGTCACAA TATCTCAAACAAGTTAAACCATTAAGGGACTTCCCCATCTTTGAACGATTTCCAGTATTGGTTTGTGTCACTGTTATTTGGGTATACTCCCTCATATTAACTGCAAGTGGAGCCTACCGTAACAGACCAATCGTTACTCAGCACAGTTGCCGAACAGACAGATCCAACCttatatccacagctccatg GTTCAAGTTCCCTTATCCTCTTCAGTGGGGGCCACCGACTTTTGCGGCTGGTCATGCCTTCGCCATGATGTCTGCTGTTCTTGTCTCAATGGTTGAG TCCACTGGGGCTTATAAGGCGGCATCTCGTCTGGCAATTGCCACCCCACCTCCTGCCTATGTGCTCAGCCGTGGCATTGGTTGGCAG GGAATAGGCGTTTTGCTCAGTGGTCTTTTTGGAACATGCAGTGGTTCTACTGTATCTGT TGAAAATGTGGGACTTCTGGGACTAACTCGAGTTGGAAGCCGTAGAGTTGTGCAGATTTCATCTGCCTTCATGATATTCTTTGCCATCTTTG GGAAATTTGGTGCTGTTTTTGCATCTATACCATTCCCAATATTTGCTGCATTCTACTGTGTTTTATTTGGTCTCGTGG GTTCTGTCGGCTTATCATTTCTTCAATTCACTAACATGAATTCTATGAGGAACCTCTTCATCACCGGTCTCTCACTGTTCCTCGGGATCTCTGTTCCTCAATTCTTTGATCACTATTGGCATCCTCCACATGGACTAGTTCACACAAATGCTGGATGG TTTAACGCGTTTTTGAATGCCATATTCACATCTCCTGCAACTGTGGGATTACTTGTCGCTGTATTTCTCGACAACACAATAGAAGTAGAGAAGTCGAAAAAAGATCGAGGGATGCCTTGGTGGGTAAAGTTCAGGACGTTTAGGGGCGACAACCGGAACGAAGAattctatacattgccatttaaTCTCAACAGATTCTTTCCACCAACATAA
- the LOC140976483 gene encoding nucleobase-ascorbate transporter 1 isoform X3, whose product MIPTLLVPWMGGSDGDKARVIQTLLFVAGINTLLQTLFGTRLPAIVGGSFAYVIPIAYIINDSSLQKINEPHVRFIQTMRAIQGALIVAASIQIILGYSQVWGLFSRFFSPLGMAPVVGLVGLGLFQRGFPAMGNCVEIGLPALLLVIGLSQYLKQVKPLRDFPIFERFPVLVCVTVIWVYSLILTASGAYRNRPIVTQHSCRTDRSNLISTAPWFKFPYPLQWGPPTFAAGHAFAMMSAVLVSMVESTGAYKAASRLAIATPPPAYVLSRGIGWQGIGVLLSGLFGTCSGSTVSVENVGLLGLTRVGSRRVVQISSAFMIFFAIFGKFGAVFASIPFPIFAAFYCVLFGLVGSVGLSFLQFTNMNSMRNLFITGLSLFLGISVPQFFDHYWHPPHGLVHTNAGWFNAFLNAIFTSPATVGLLVAVFLDNTIEVEKSKKDRGMPWWVKFRTFRGDNRNEEFYTLPFNLNRFFPPT is encoded by the exons ATGATCCCAACATTGCTTGTCCCATGGATGGGTGGATCTGAT GGCGACAAAGCACGTGTCATACAAACATTGCTTTTTGTAGCTGGCATAAACACACTTCTTCAAACGCTCTTTGGAACAAGGTTACCTGCCATTGTTGGAGGGTCATTCGCATATGTCATTCCTATAGCATATATTATTAACGATTCATCATTGCAAAAGATTAATGAGCCTCATGTT AGATTTATTCAAACAATGAGAGCTATCCAAGGAGCTCTGATAGTTGCTGCGAGCATACAAATAATTCTTGGCTACAGCCAAGTATGGGGACTCTTTTCACG ATTTTTCAGTCCTCTTGGAATGGCACCTGTCGTTGGATTGGTTGGTTTGGGATTATTTCAACGGGGCTTTCCTGCG ATGGGGAATTGTGTAGAAATTGGCCTACCAGCCCTTTTATTGGTTATTGGATTGTCACAA TATCTCAAACAAGTTAAACCATTAAGGGACTTCCCCATCTTTGAACGATTTCCAGTATTGGTTTGTGTCACTGTTATTTGGGTATACTCCCTCATATTAACTGCAAGTGGAGCCTACCGTAACAGACCAATCGTTACTCAGCACAGTTGCCGAACAGACAGATCCAACCttatatccacagctccatg GTTCAAGTTCCCTTATCCTCTTCAGTGGGGGCCACCGACTTTTGCGGCTGGTCATGCCTTCGCCATGATGTCTGCTGTTCTTGTCTCAATGGTTGAG TCCACTGGGGCTTATAAGGCGGCATCTCGTCTGGCAATTGCCACCCCACCTCCTGCCTATGTGCTCAGCCGTGGCATTGGTTGGCAG GGAATAGGCGTTTTGCTCAGTGGTCTTTTTGGAACATGCAGTGGTTCTACTGTATCTGT TGAAAATGTGGGACTTCTGGGACTAACTCGAGTTGGAAGCCGTAGAGTTGTGCAGATTTCATCTGCCTTCATGATATTCTTTGCCATCTTTG GGAAATTTGGTGCTGTTTTTGCATCTATACCATTCCCAATATTTGCTGCATTCTACTGTGTTTTATTTGGTCTCGTGG GTTCTGTCGGCTTATCATTTCTTCAATTCACTAACATGAATTCTATGAGGAACCTCTTCATCACCGGTCTCTCACTGTTCCTCGGGATCTCTGTTCCTCAATTCTTTGATCACTATTGGCATCCTCCACATGGACTAGTTCACACAAATGCTGGATGG TTTAACGCGTTTTTGAATGCCATATTCACATCTCCTGCAACTGTGGGATTACTTGTCGCTGTATTTCTCGACAACACAATAGAAGTAGAGAAGTCGAAAAAAGATCGAGGGATGCCTTGGTGGGTAAAGTTCAGGACGTTTAGGGGCGACAACCGGAACGAAGAattctatacattgccatttaaTCTCAACAGATTCTTTCCACCAACATAA